One genomic segment of Nilaparvata lugens isolate BPH chromosome Y, ASM1435652v1, whole genome shotgun sequence includes these proteins:
- the LOC111052978 gene encoding gastrula zinc finger protein XlCGF17.1-like, translating into MLGGLDSPTKEGGCDTKLYEEEAEESGVKSEPEMWPSNCSTSGRDYATGVGGLNEHSTSPVEKCTESSVAGKKTKLYSCADCSNKTPKFSHLKVHIRKHTGEKPFSCEFCVFKSARLGNLKAHIRTHTGEKPFSCQFCDYKCTRLDALKEHIKTHTGEKPFSCEFCDFKSARLGNLKAHTRTHTGEKPFSCEFCEYKSAELGNLKKHIRTHTGEKPFSCEFCDFKSAQLSTLKAHIRTHTREKPFSCEFCEYKSYRLHNLKAHTRTHTGEKPFSCKFCEYKSAELGNLKKHIRTHTGVKPFSCEFCDFKSAQLSTLKAHIRTHTGEKPFSLSVLVMVCRCYVVSVLWFVNAMSCRCCGLSMLW; encoded by the exons atgcTGGGAGGACTTGACTCACCTACAAAAGAAGGCGGTTGTGACACAAAGTTGT ACGAGGAAGAGGCTGAAGAAAGTGGAGTGAAGAGCGAACCAGAGATGTGGCCTTCAAACTGCAGCACATCTGGCCGAGACTATGCAACAGGAGTGGGTGGACTGAATGAGCATTCAACCTCTCCAGTGGAGAAGTGCACTGAGTCATCTGTGGCTGGCAAAAAGACCAAGCTATACAGCTGTGCTGACTGTAGCAATAAGACACCAAAGTTTAGTCATTTGAAGGTACACATTAGAAAAcacactggagaaaaacctttcagctgcgaattTTGTGTTTTTAAAAGTGCTAGGTTAGGtaatttgaaagcacatatcagaacacatactggagaaaaacctttcagctgccaGTTCTGTGACTACAAATGTACTAGGTTAGATGCTTTAAAAGAACATATCAAAACACATACTGgggaaaaacctttcagctgcgaattTTGTGATTTTAAAAGTGCTAGGTTAGGTAATTTGAAAGCACATAccagaacacatactggagaaaaaccattcagctgcgagttttgtgaaTACAAAAGTGCTGAGTTAggtaatttgaaaaaacatatcagaacacatactggagaaaaaccattcagctgcgagttttgtgacttcaaGAGTGCTCAGCTAAgtactttgaaagcacatatcagaacacacaCTAGAGAAAAACCATTCAGTTGCGAGTTTTGTGAATACAAAAGTTATCGGTTACATAATTTGAAAGCACATAccagaacacatactggagaaaaaccattCAGCTGCAAGTTTTGTGAATACAAAAGTGCTGAGTTAggtaatttgaaaaaacatatcagaacacatactggagtAAAACCattcagctgcgagttttgtgacttcaaGAGTGCTCAGCTAAgtactttgaaagcacatatcagaacacacactggagaaaaacc GTTCAGTTTGTCGGTTCTTGTTATGGTTTGTCGATGCTATGTCGTGTCGGTGCTATGGTTTGTCAATGCTATGTCATGTCGATGCTGTGGTTTGTCGATGCTATGGTAG